A window from Athalia rosae chromosome 5, iyAthRosa1.1, whole genome shotgun sequence encodes these proteins:
- the LOC125500951 gene encoding cyclin-dependent kinase inhibitor 1C-like, translating into MRDSNEHDNGRSYAEVVAPPGVVVPEAAPPPAATQPPAAPNMAKIVEELAALRAAVATLTQILRPPPQPQQAPAPAPAPAPAPAPAPAAAPAAGQRRNKKRRRGCRGGGWSVVQYYYR; encoded by the exons ATGAGAG ATTCAAACGAACATGACAACGGTCGCAGCTACGCCGAGGTGGTGGCCCCACCCGGCGTAGTAGTGCCAGAGGCAGCGCCGCCACCCGCGGCAACGCAGCCACCCGCCGCACCAAAC ATGGCGAAGATTGTGGAGGAGTTAGCCGCGCTGAGGGCTGCGGTGGCAACCCTCACTCAAATATTGAGGCCTCCACCGCAGCCCCAGCAGGCACCGGCACCAGCACCGGCACCAGCACCGGCACCAGCACCGGCGCCAGCGGCGGCACCAGCGGCGGGGCAGCGCcgcaataaaaaaagaaggaggggGTGCCGAGGGGGCGGTTGGTCGGTTGTCCAATACTATTACCGATAA